Proteins co-encoded in one Candidatus Thiodictyon syntrophicum genomic window:
- a CDS encoding carboxymuconolactone decarboxylase family protein, with amino-acid sequence MATLHFDPAQLTAQDQSIYEAMVSQRKSQGATFGGPYDALMNHPALCEKIEALGYYLKFQGQLPRPVYQFVVLAVARDTKAAFEWSDHVDHAVAAGVPPDVIEALKARGIRDGAFPEPFQAAARVLQATLGWQTIPAGAQADAISRYGLKGFIEIVVLSGFYQMFSAINQGFDIS; translated from the coding sequence ATGGCGACGCTGCACTTTGATCCCGCGCAGCTGACTGCGCAAGACCAGTCGATTTATGAGGCGATGGTGTCACAGCGCAAAAGCCAGGGTGCCACCTTCGGCGGACCCTACGACGCCCTGATGAATCATCCGGCGCTGTGCGAGAAGATCGAGGCACTCGGCTATTATCTCAAGTTCCAGGGGCAACTCCCGCGCCCCGTCTATCAGTTTGTCGTGCTGGCGGTCGCCCGCGATACCAAGGCGGCCTTTGAATGGAGTGATCATGTCGATCACGCCGTGGCCGCGGGCGTACCACCGGACGTGATCGAGGCCCTCAAGGCCCGCGGTATCAGGGACGGCGCCTTTCCCGAGCCATTTCAAGCGGCGGCGCGGGTGCTGCAGGCAACGCTGGGCTGGCAGACCATACCCGCCGGCGCTCAGGCCGATGCCATCAGCCGGTACGGACTGAAAGGATTCATCGAGATCGTTGTGTTATCGGGTTTTTATCAGATGTTTTCGGCCATCAACCAAGGCTTCGATATTTCCTGA
- a CDS encoding M48 family metallopeptidase, producing MHAPLATSDDELAAWAGTKLLWVHRKLALKEESTPKAPAPEYVTGETFSYLGRRYRLVLVDEQQAALDFDGARFLLRRDARPADAHFRQWYITVGKEWLARRIDLLRPRTGPAPTRVLVRDLGYRWGSCGRDGALYINWRVLQLPVRLVDYVLVHELCHLVEPSHNREFRRSLERALPDWQDRKAELDRSSADVFWCAPAMRQ from the coding sequence ATGCACGCACCGCTTGCCACCAGCGATGACGAACTGGCCGCCTGGGCCGGGACCAAGCTACTCTGGGTGCATCGCAAGCTCGCACTCAAGGAGGAGTCCACCCCTAAGGCGCCGGCACCTGAGTATGTGACCGGGGAGACCTTCAGCTATCTCGGCCGGCGCTATCGCCTGGTGCTGGTGGATGAGCAGCAGGCAGCGCTCGACTTCGACGGGGCTCGCTTCCTGCTGCGGCGCGATGCAAGGCCCGCCGATGCCCACTTCCGGCAGTGGTACATCACTGTCGGCAAGGAGTGGCTGGCGCGACGCATCGACTTGCTGCGGCCACGGACAGGTCCGGCACCGACGCGGGTCCTGGTCAGGGATCTCGGATACCGGTGGGGGTCCTGCGGGCGCGATGGCGCGCTCTACATCAATTGGCGGGTCCTGCAACTCCCGGTCCGCTTGGTGGATTACGTGCTGGTCCATGAGTTGTGCCACCTGGTGGAGCCCAGCCATAACCGGGAATTCCGGCGGTCGCTGGAGCGCGCCCTGCCGGACTGGCAGGACCGTAAGGCCGAGCTGGATCGCAGCAGCGCCGACGTTTTCTGGTGCGCCCCCGCGATGCGGCAGTAG
- a CDS encoding type I restriction endonuclease subunit R: protein MEVNQAVTELLLKGTVVEGLPDWDQGRPQPVRYIDFDHPENNDFLVINQFKVELTSGRSHIIADGVLFVNGLPLGVAEFKSPGIQNPIGEATNQLLRYSNQRREVWPERYTENEGVERLFRTNQLLIASDFFEARAATLGALPEAYLEWSDTSPVPSTRVAEELGLVSEAPDAQAAAEALALLGPEQSERAGTPLFFRTPAQRPPAMQGPGLQSQQLLVAGMLRPAHLLDLIRNFTVFQQVDGRTRKVVARYQQCRAVHKAIARLLAGRSRMQGVVLDERGGIIWHTQGSGKSLTMVFLVRKMRMTPELLGYKIVVVTDRTDLEGQLRATARLSGETLRPNEQDERLRESPTARTQRILCEPTPDICFAMLQKYQEGARDRDGERVSMTIQRKEKRPGKDQPVLEKAVTYTERIDFENFPLLNESAQILVLVDEAHRGNTRTLHRNLRRALPNAAIVGFTGTPILSHDKKTTAEIFGDFIDRYLLQDAELDGATVPILYEGRTADGFVKDATGLDQLFVDMFVDYTPPELAIIKARYGTEGDVLEAPLLIAQKARDMLRHFAAVALPEGFKAQVVAASRQAAVTYQQQLVRARDELVSAITALPESVLALGDDERESLDDATRSLLALYPQLGRLRVLEVAAVISPGHNDRESWRNWSDKEKQKASIERFKRRWAPEKTAKTDPLAILVVNNMLLTGFDAPVEQMMYLDRKIVSHDLLQAIARVNRTYGGKHCGFVVDYIGVARHLDEALKEYDGADITGALIDIGVELPKLLDRRARALAVFTSRGVSDLFTQVDQCVELLADLGVRAEFINTLRLFYETLNVLEHRPEVPGAVFRDAKLLGFINKVAANLYRDPALNLLGVAEKVKALIDGHVSARGVDPRIPPTAITDAQFEQVLANQTNNRARAAHMQHAARFHITGFTNQNPVYARQMSEKLEEILQRFKDDWDALERELRRFIGELKRGDGADFPDLDPRIQVPFVRLVLDFCGAATAAGPWG from the coding sequence ATGGAGGTCAACCAGGCGGTGACGGAGTTGCTGCTCAAGGGCACTGTGGTCGAAGGCCTGCCCGACTGGGACCAGGGCCGACCCCAGCCGGTGCGCTACATCGACTTCGATCATCCCGAGAACAATGATTTTCTGGTCATCAACCAGTTCAAGGTCGAATTGACGAGCGGGCGCAGCCATATCATCGCGGACGGGGTCTTGTTCGTGAACGGCCTGCCCTTGGGTGTCGCGGAATTCAAGAGCCCTGGTATCCAAAATCCCATCGGGGAGGCGACCAATCAGTTGCTCCGCTACTCCAATCAACGTCGCGAGGTCTGGCCGGAGCGTTACACCGAGAATGAGGGTGTAGAGCGCCTGTTTCGCACCAACCAGTTGCTGATCGCCAGCGATTTCTTCGAGGCGCGGGCCGCGACCCTGGGTGCACTACCCGAGGCCTATCTGGAATGGAGCGATACGAGTCCGGTCCCCTCGACCAGGGTCGCGGAGGAATTGGGCCTGGTATCAGAGGCGCCGGACGCGCAGGCGGCGGCCGAGGCACTGGCCCTGCTTGGCCCGGAGCAATCCGAGCGGGCCGGGACCCCGTTGTTCTTCCGGACCCCTGCGCAACGCCCACCCGCCATGCAGGGTCCGGGGCTGCAAAGTCAGCAGCTCTTGGTCGCCGGGATGCTGCGCCCCGCCCACCTGCTGGACCTGATTCGCAACTTCACGGTGTTCCAACAGGTGGATGGGCGCACCCGTAAGGTCGTGGCGCGCTACCAGCAATGCCGTGCCGTTCATAAGGCGATTGCGCGGCTGCTCGCGGGTCGGTCGCGCATGCAAGGGGTGGTGCTGGACGAACGCGGCGGCATCATCTGGCACACCCAGGGTTCGGGCAAGAGCCTGACCATGGTCTTTCTGGTGCGCAAGATGCGTATGACGCCCGAGCTGCTCGGCTACAAGATCGTGGTGGTGACGGACCGCACTGACCTGGAGGGCCAATTGCGCGCGACCGCCCGTCTTTCCGGCGAGACGCTGCGTCCGAACGAACAGGACGAGCGGTTGCGCGAGTCGCCGACGGCCCGCACGCAACGCATCCTGTGCGAGCCGACGCCCGACATCTGCTTCGCCATGCTCCAGAAGTACCAGGAAGGGGCGCGGGATCGGGACGGCGAGCGGGTGTCCATGACGATCCAGCGCAAGGAGAAGCGGCCGGGCAAGGATCAACCGGTGCTCGAAAAGGCCGTGACCTATACCGAGCGTATCGACTTCGAGAACTTTCCGTTGCTCAATGAGTCGGCGCAGATCCTGGTCCTGGTCGACGAGGCGCACCGCGGCAACACGCGCACGCTGCACCGTAATCTGCGCCGCGCCCTGCCGAACGCGGCCATCGTGGGCTTTACCGGTACGCCCATCCTGAGTCACGACAAGAAGACGACGGCCGAGATCTTCGGTGACTTCATCGACCGCTATCTCTTGCAGGACGCCGAGTTGGACGGGGCCACGGTGCCGATCCTTTACGAGGGGCGAACCGCGGATGGATTCGTCAAGGACGCAACCGGGCTCGATCAGCTATTCGTCGACATGTTCGTCGACTACACGCCGCCGGAGCTTGCGATCATCAAGGCGCGCTATGGGACGGAGGGCGACGTGCTGGAGGCGCCGCTGCTGATCGCGCAGAAGGCCCGTGACATGCTGCGGCACTTTGCCGCCGTCGCGCTGCCGGAGGGGTTCAAGGCCCAGGTCGTGGCGGCCAGCCGCCAGGCGGCGGTGACCTATCAGCAACAGTTGGTGCGGGCGCGCGATGAACTGGTATCCGCTATCACGGCGCTGCCGGAGTCAGTGCTGGCCCTGGGTGATGACGAGCGGGAGTCACTGGACGACGCGACCCGTTCGCTGCTTGCGCTCTATCCCCAATTAGGCCGACTGCGGGTGCTGGAGGTCGCGGCGGTCATCTCGCCCGGTCACAACGACCGGGAGTCGTGGCGCAATTGGTCGGACAAGGAGAAACAGAAGGCATCGATCGAACGCTTCAAACGCCGCTGGGCGCCGGAGAAGACGGCCAAGACCGATCCGCTGGCGATCCTGGTCGTGAACAACATGCTGCTGACCGGCTTCGACGCCCCGGTGGAGCAGATGATGTACCTGGATCGCAAGATCGTCTCGCACGACCTGCTGCAGGCGATTGCCCGGGTCAACCGCACCTATGGGGGCAAGCACTGCGGCTTTGTGGTCGATTACATCGGCGTGGCGCGTCACCTGGACGAGGCGCTGAAGGAGTACGACGGCGCGGACATCACCGGGGCGCTCATCGACATCGGCGTCGAGCTGCCGAAGCTGCTGGATCGACGGGCGCGGGCCCTCGCGGTCTTCACGTCTCGGGGTGTGAGCGACCTCTTCACCCAAGTCGATCAGTGCGTGGAACTGCTCGCGGACCTGGGGGTCCGAGCCGAATTCATCAATACGCTGCGCCTCTTCTACGAAACCCTGAATGTTCTGGAACATCGACCGGAGGTTCCCGGGGCTGTCTTTCGGGATGCGAAGCTGCTGGGCTTCATCAACAAGGTGGCAGCAAATCTGTACCGCGATCCGGCGCTGAATCTGTTGGGCGTGGCGGAAAAGGTCAAGGCTCTGATCGACGGTCATGTGTCCGCCCGCGGGGTCGATCCCAGGATCCCGCCCACCGCCATTACCGACGCCCAGTTTGAGCAGGTGCTCGCCAACCAGACCAACAACCGCGCCCGGGCGGCGCACATGCAGCACGCGGCGCGTTTTCACATTACCGGGTTCACCAATCAGAACCCGGTCTATGCCCGACAGATGAGTGAGAAGCTTGAGGAGATCCTGCAACGCTTCAAAGACGACTGGGACGCGCTGGAGCGGGAACTGCGGCGCTTCATCGGGGAACTGAAGCGCGGCGACGGGGCCGATTTCCCTGACCTGGATCCGCGGATTCAGGTGCCGTTCGTGCGTCTCGTGCTCGATTTCTGCGGCGCAGCGACCGCCGCCGGACCCTGGGGTTGA
- a CDS encoding Fic family protein, which produces MVAETPDEDVVDRAGLAVRLQLIERWITEAGLPLTPSPPDPQALPGDALPLTFRARFSYSHAMVRDLALIESARSVIAVLPLPPDQELRLRQAARQRATRHSTRIEGNTLNTVEVGQAVLAVGKTQTEMQQEVRNYWRALEWIEEQIEASRVPSEELIRELHGIILVRGVGRRGLRSNYRREECPVVDTATRRIDYAPPVPKDVPVLMADLAAWWTGPEAALLPGPARAGLLAHRFVSIHPFSDGNGRTARALATVELWRSGYEIRGFLSLEEHYTADLRAYYDNLQMALPVNFYDGRHDADHTQWLTYFLATMARAAESLHRQAIELYAPQRRAAPPWESLRRVQQQLLTRLLMRGLEQGATAMSFSPGDMVEWFGVSANTAREWLERWRGEGFVLPARAGAQRVRAYALAPEWVELLQGALFSTSLSTSPIAPK; this is translated from the coding sequence ATGGTGGCCGAGACGCCTGACGAGGACGTAGTGGACCGGGCCGGTTTGGCCGTTCGGCTGCAACTGATCGAGCGATGGATCACCGAGGCTGGGCTCCCGCTGACCCCATCGCCACCGGACCCCCAAGCCCTGCCCGGCGACGCCCTACCCCTGACCTTCCGCGCGCGCTTCAGCTATAGTCACGCCATGGTGCGTGACCTGGCCCTGATCGAATCCGCGCGTTCAGTCATCGCCGTACTGCCCTTGCCGCCCGACCAGGAACTGCGCCTGCGCCAGGCGGCCCGGCAGCGGGCGACCCGGCATTCGACCCGCATCGAGGGCAATACGCTCAATACCGTCGAGGTCGGTCAGGCGGTATTGGCGGTCGGCAAGACCCAGACCGAGATGCAACAGGAGGTGCGCAACTACTGGCGGGCGTTGGAGTGGATCGAGGAGCAGATCGAGGCCAGCCGGGTACCGTCCGAGGAGCTGATTCGGGAGTTGCACGGCATCATCCTGGTGCGCGGTGTGGGCCGGCGGGGCCTGCGCAGCAACTACCGCCGCGAGGAATGTCCAGTGGTGGATACGGCTACGCGTCGCATCGATTATGCCCCGCCCGTGCCGAAGGACGTGCCGGTACTCATGGCCGATTTGGCTGCCTGGTGGACCGGACCGGAGGCCGCCCTGTTGCCCGGACCGGCACGCGCCGGGCTGCTCGCTCATCGCTTCGTCAGCATCCATCCATTCAGCGACGGCAACGGCCGCACGGCCCGGGCCCTGGCGACGGTGGAACTGTGGCGCAGCGGTTACGAGATACGCGGTTTCCTGTCGCTCGAAGAGCACTATACGGCAGACCTGCGGGCCTATTACGATAATCTCCAGATGGCCCTGCCGGTGAATTTCTACGATGGCCGTCATGATGCCGACCACACGCAATGGCTGACCTATTTCCTGGCAACCATGGCCCGGGCCGCTGAGTCGCTGCATCGACAGGCGATCGAACTGTACGCCCCGCAGCGTCGCGCAGCCCCACCGTGGGAATCGTTGCGCCGGGTGCAACAGCAATTGCTGACACGCCTGCTGATGCGCGGACTTGAACAAGGGGCCACCGCCATGAGCTTCAGCCCCGGTGATATGGTCGAGTGGTTCGGCGTGTCGGCCAACACGGCTCGGGAATGGTTGGAGCGGTGGCGGGGCGAGGGCTTTGTCCTTCCCGCACGCGCCGGGGCGCAACGCGTACGTGCCTACGCCCTGGCTCCGGAGTGGGTCGAGTTGCTGCAGGGTGCGCTGTTTAGCACAAGCCTTAGCACAAGCCCAATTGCACCGAAATAG